Proteins encoded together in one Orbaceae bacterium lpD01 window:
- the rplK gene encoding 50S ribosomal protein L11, producing MAKKVTAYIKLQVAAGAANPSPPVGPALGQHGVNIMEFCKAFNARTEGMEKGLPTPVVITVYADRSFTFETKTPPAAVLLKKAAKIKSGSGEPNKKKVGKITQAQIREIAETKAADMNGATIETMMRSIAGTARSMGLEVEE from the coding sequence ATGGCAAAGAAAGTCACAGCCTACATCAAACTGCAAGTTGCAGCTGGTGCGGCTAATCCAAGTCCACCAGTTGGTCCTGCTTTAGGTCAACACGGTGTGAATATCATGGAATTCTGTAAAGCATTCAATGCAAGAACAGAAGGCATGGAAAAAGGCCTACCAACTCCAGTTGTTATTACTGTGTACGCAGACCGTTCATTTACATTCGAAACTAAAACTCCACCTGCGGCTGTACTATTGAAAAAAGCAGCTAAAATCAAATCTGGTTCTGGCGAACCAAATAAGAAAAAAGTAGGTAAAATAACTCAAGCACAAATTCGTGAAATCGCAGAAACTAAAGCGGCAGATATGAATGGTGCTACCATTGAAACGATGATGCGTTCTATTGCAGGTACGGCACGTTCAATGGGCTTGGAAGTGGAGGAATAA
- the gatZ gene encoding tagatose-bisphosphate aldolase subunit GatZ, whose translation MKEIISKHKQGQAIGICSVCSAHPLIIRAAFIFDLESNRKVLIESTSNQVNQYGGYTGMKPADFRHFVFKIADEVGFPHHRIILGGDHLGPNCWQHESSEQAMQKSEVLIAEYVKAGFTKIHLDASMSCADDPAVLLPEEVAKRAARLCKIAEETATPAQKQQLTYIIGTEVPVPGGESATIDAIHVTRPLDVDHTLKTHYQAFEQFGIQEAISRIIAVVVQPGVEFDHSQVILYDRTKAQALSEYIAATPLVYEAHSTDYQTKACFKQLVEDHFAILKVGPALTFALREGIFSLAQIEKALIKPEQHSEVLSVIDQVMLDEPHYWKKYYSPVHSKAMIDIHYSLSDRIRYYWPDQRIAHSVNQLLSNLADITIPLGLISQHFPIQLELIINKNLPATPQDLLINKIQTVLQQYAYGCGA comes from the coding sequence ATGAAAGAGATTATCAGTAAACATAAACAAGGACAAGCGATTGGTATTTGTTCAGTCTGCTCCGCCCACCCCCTTATTATTCGAGCTGCATTTATTTTCGATTTAGAGAGCAATCGAAAGGTTTTGATTGAATCGACCTCAAATCAGGTCAATCAATATGGTGGCTACACCGGTATGAAACCAGCTGACTTTCGCCACTTTGTATTTAAAATAGCAGACGAAGTCGGTTTTCCTCACCACCGGATAATACTCGGCGGTGACCATTTAGGCCCAAACTGCTGGCAGCATGAATCGTCTGAACAAGCGATGCAAAAATCGGAAGTTCTGATTGCCGAGTATGTCAAAGCCGGATTTACTAAAATACATCTTGATGCCTCGATGTCGTGTGCTGACGATCCGGCGGTATTACTGCCGGAAGAGGTGGCCAAACGTGCCGCAAGATTATGCAAAATTGCCGAAGAGACCGCGACGCCAGCACAAAAACAGCAACTTACTTATATTATTGGTACCGAAGTACCCGTACCTGGCGGTGAGAGCGCGACCATCGATGCGATTCATGTCACACGTCCCCTGGATGTCGATCACACCCTAAAAACACATTATCAAGCCTTTGAACAATTCGGTATTCAAGAAGCCATATCGAGAATTATCGCCGTTGTCGTTCAGCCCGGTGTCGAGTTTGATCACTCACAAGTCATTCTTTACGACCGCACCAAAGCTCAAGCGCTATCCGAATATATTGCGGCAACGCCATTAGTCTACGAAGCACACTCAACAGATTACCAAACCAAAGCTTGCTTTAAACAACTCGTTGAAGATCACTTCGCTATCTTAAAAGTTGGTCCGGCACTCACCTTTGCCCTGCGCGAAGGTATTTTTTCACTGGCACAAATTGAAAAAGCGTTAATTAAACCAGAACAACACAGTGAAGTGCTATCGGTTATCGATCAAGTCATGCTCGATGAACCACACTACTGGAAAAAATATTATAGTCCGGTACACAGTAAAGCCATGATCGATATTCATTACAGTTTATCTGATCGTATTCGTTACTACTGGCCAGATCAGCGCATTGCCCATAGTGTGAATCAGTTATTAAGTAATCTTGCTGATATCACTATCCCACTAGGACTCATTAGTCAGCATTTTCCGATACAACTGGAACTGATTATCAATAAAAATCTGCCGGCCACGCCGCAGGATCTGTTAATCAATAAAATTCAAACTGTTTTACAACAATATGCTTATGGCTGTGGAGCGTAA
- the gatA gene encoding PTS galactitol transporter subunit IIA: MTTCNLLIKDNVEFATHHDVLKHLADTLIEQEIVKPSYRQAIIEREASFPTGILLDGYAVAIPHCEADHALKPAIYMLKLDKPVAFYRADEDSTVDVSLILALVVTEPALQLALLRSLFSELQNEQFYHTLLTSSNDDISQLFQQKIFNHR, encoded by the coding sequence ATGACAACCTGTAATTTACTGATAAAAGATAATGTTGAGTTTGCGACTCATCACGATGTTTTAAAGCATTTAGCTGACACGCTTATTGAACAAGAGATCGTTAAGCCCAGCTACCGACAAGCCATTATCGAACGCGAAGCAAGCTTTCCCACCGGTATTTTGCTGGATGGTTATGCTGTTGCGATCCCGCATTGTGAAGCAGATCACGCACTCAAACCAGCTATTTATATGCTTAAGCTCGATAAACCAGTTGCTTTTTATCGTGCTGATGAGGATAGCACCGTCGATGTGTCACTTATTCTCGCCCTGGTTGTTACTGAACCTGCCCTGCAACTCGCGTTACTGCGTAGTTTGTTCAGTGAATTACAAAACGAGCAGTTTTATCACACCCTATTAACTTCATCGAATGATGATATCTCGCAGCTATTTCAACAAAAAATTTTTAATCACCGATAA
- the gatB gene encoding PTS galactitol transporter subunit IIB → MKKRVIVACGGAVATSTLAAEEIKDLCKEHHIPLDLIQCRVTEIETYVDGTDLICTTAKIDRSFGDIPVVHGMPFVSGVGIEPLKEKILLILKG, encoded by the coding sequence ATGAAAAAAAGAGTTATCGTTGCATGCGGCGGCGCGGTTGCAACATCAACACTAGCAGCAGAAGAGATCAAAGATTTATGCAAAGAACATCATATCCCATTAGATCTGATTCAGTGTCGTGTGACGGAAATTGAGACCTATGTGGATGGGACCGACCTGATTTGTACTACCGCCAAAATTGATCGCAGTTTCGGCGATATTCCGGTCGTTCACGGAATGCCTTTTGTCTCAGGCGTCGGTATTGAACCACTAAAAGAGAAGATCTTATTGATTTTAAAAGGATAA